One part of the Melospiza melodia melodia isolate bMelMel2 chromosome 3, bMelMel2.pri, whole genome shotgun sequence genome encodes these proteins:
- the LOC134415326 gene encoding basic salivary proline-rich protein 1-like, whose protein sequence is MCTFACQPKSLAVQVSPPPRLAAPLRVVRDSGARYLRGSGAPPAPPPAALRPRKPQSPVPPPKSAWTGSSRAGEAEGLQLRNINPPLPFACPSQSPTVPPQPRPEQAARDGASRGGAGGTPSRGEGKGSGLWGRDAKLGRGEPCKWLRAGRGPPGWGGRREAFPCGDSGESGGLRGVGTPPGGREKPRTGGAGGTGSAARAASGGTEPCGRAAVLGSPLAAPRTALSPCPGAAPRAPGKRPRRGAEHRAPPAPRGQDPLLPAGGWRRRAKKPSGYRQAFLPSPHTSSASLRVRAAYFQAMLPRKVAPVGQRPPALPPSVPPQPRTSRPRRAPALRSARVSAKIAFRPGCSRSASTCSTFCFDLWK, encoded by the coding sequence ATGTGCACGTTTGCTTGTCAGCCGAAAAGCCTGGCGGTGCAGGTAAGCCCCCCTCCCCGCCTTGCTGCACCGCTCCGGGTCGTGCGGGATTCGGGAGCGCGGTACCTGCGCGGCAGCGGAGCTCCGCCCGCTCCGCCTCCAGCCGCCCTTCGCCCGAGGAAGCCGCAGAGCCCCGTCCCACCTCCGAAAAGCGCCTGGACAGGCTCCTCCAGGGCCGGGGAAGCGGAGGGTCTGCAGTTGCGTAACATCAACCCCCCCCTCCCCTTCGCCTGTCCCTCCCAATCCCCGACGGTTCCTCCGCAGCCGAGGCCGGAGCAGGCAGCCCGGGATGGGGCAAGCCGGGGAGGTGCCGGGGGAACCCCcagcagaggagaggggaaaggCTCTGGGCTTTGGGGACGGGATGCGAAGTTGGGGCGAGGGGAACCTTGCAAGTGGCTCCGTGCGGGAAGGGGCCCGCCTGGCTGGGGCGGGAGGAGGGAGGCGTTCCcttgtggggacagtggggagagCGGGGGACTCCGGGGGGTGGGGACACCTCCGGGCGGGCGGGAAAAGCCTCGCACCGGGGGAGCCGGCGGCACGGGCAGCGCGGCACGGGCAGCGAGCGGCGGGACCGAGCCGTGCGGGAGGGCGGCAGTGCTGGGGTCCCCTCTGGCGGCGCCCCGCACGGCGCTGAGCCCCTGTCCCGGCGCGGCACCACGGGCGCCGGGGAAGCGTCCCCGCCGCGGCGCTGAGCACCGCGCTCCCCCCGCACCCCGCGGCCAGGACCCGCTCCTTCCCGccgggggatggaggaggagggcgAAGAAGCCCTCGGGGTACCGGCAGGCGTTCCTCCCCTCGCCCCACACAAGCAGCGCGTCTCTCCGGGTGCGAGCAGCTTATTTCCAAGCGATGCTGCCGCGCAAAGTGGCGCCGGTCGGGCAGCGCCCGCCCGCGctccctccctccgtccctccgCAGCCGCGCACATCCCGGCCCCGCAGAGCCcccgcgctccgctccgctcggGTCAGCGCGAAAATCGCTTTCCGCCCCGGCTGCTCACGATCTGCCTCAACCTGCTCCACCTTTTGTTTTGATCTTTGGAAATGA